A DNA window from Paenibacillus sp. HWE-109 contains the following coding sequences:
- a CDS encoding DUF6036 family nucleotidyltransferase has translation MDLLDLFDKDDGLTKDDILSRLEMFAKELRQGTTIIVIGAASIILTIDSVRKTNDIDILNTTRVASYSKYDIQIVNEGILFLCEDYRDRLVIKADYGGVLVYTLGMLDVALVKLGRGLDKDIEDIKEIIASGAASLEQFKFKYKEFRYGYGGNFEILDNNYWAVIGEKFTSNDRMF, from the coding sequence ATGGATTTATTAGATTTATTTGATAAGGACGATGGTTTAACCAAAGACGATATTTTGAGCAGATTAGAGATGTTTGCCAAAGAGTTACGTCAAGGAACGACCATTATTGTTATTGGTGCTGCATCCATTATTCTCACGATTGATTCGGTAAGGAAAACGAATGATATTGATATTTTAAATACGACTCGGGTGGCAAGCTATTCAAAGTATGATATTCAAATTGTTAATGAAGGTATACTTTTCCTTTGTGAAGATTACCGAGACCGTTTGGTAATAAAAGCTGATTATGGAGGCGTTTTGGTATATACACTTGGTATGCTTGATGTTGCTCTTGTGAAGTTAGGCCGTGGGTTGGATAAAGACATCGAGGATATCAAGGAGATAATTGCATCAGGAGCCGCTTCTCTTGAACAATTTAAGTTTAAATATAAAGAATTTCGCTATGGCTACGGTGGTAATTTTGAAATTTTAGATAATAATTATTGGGCTGTTATCGGTGAAAAATTCACTTCAAATGATAGAATGTTTTGA
- a CDS encoding outer membrane lipoprotein-sorting protein yields the protein MRRVTWMVAVVMCLALVLAGCGMGKKDAGSIVKDLDHVISKANSYQASGSMILNTGQQPQEYQVEVAYSPDHFYRISLTNATKDVTQIVLRNEEGVFVLTPHLKKSFRFQSDWPENQGQVYLFQSLAKSIIADKDRQFTTDNDAYVFDVAANYQNEQLSRQKIWLNKKTLAPKQVQVSDANQNVLVQVSFSHFEFDAKFDKDYFQMERNMTSWNMSTLPTMADVAVVDADHPATGEKSVTDKNLTATGGQSDQAAGQNGQKATAKADPAKSNAAASKPQTIGIIEPSYLPKDVVKQDITDMKLGEDAAVLLRYKGKYSFSIVEVRPQAKSVSLQPGDIVDLGFTIGVITGDAKKTLTWTNDGVEFRLSTGDLPTSEMIKVAMATEGQSGK from the coding sequence ATGCGCCGGGTCACATGGATGGTAGCAGTGGTGATGTGCTTAGCATTGGTTCTCGCAGGATGCGGGATGGGCAAGAAAGATGCAGGATCTATCGTAAAGGATTTGGATCATGTGATCAGTAAAGCGAACAGCTATCAGGCTTCTGGAAGCATGATACTGAACACAGGGCAGCAGCCGCAGGAGTATCAAGTTGAGGTGGCTTACTCGCCTGATCATTTTTACCGGATTTCGCTAACGAATGCGACGAAGGATGTCACACAGATTGTGCTTCGTAATGAGGAAGGCGTGTTTGTTCTAACACCGCATTTGAAGAAAAGCTTCCGATTCCAAAGCGATTGGCCGGAGAATCAAGGACAAGTGTATTTGTTCCAATCTTTGGCTAAGAGCATAATCGCCGATAAGGATCGTCAGTTTACAACGGACAATGATGCTTATGTGTTCGATGTAGCGGCCAATTATCAGAATGAGCAGCTGTCCCGCCAGAAAATTTGGCTGAATAAGAAAACATTAGCACCTAAGCAGGTTCAAGTTTCGGATGCGAATCAAAATGTGCTGGTGCAAGTGAGTTTCTCGCATTTTGAGTTCGACGCCAAGTTCGATAAGGATTATTTCCAAATGGAACGCAATATGACCAGCTGGAACATGAGCACTTTGCCAACGATGGCAGATGTGGCCGTAGTGGATGCGGATCACCCGGCAACTGGTGAGAAGTCTGTCACAGACAAAAACTTGACTGCTACTGGCGGCCAATCCGATCAAGCAGCAGGTCAAAATGGTCAGAAGGCAACGGCTAAAGCGGATCCGGCGAAGTCGAATGCCGCGGCCAGCAAACCGCAAACCATCGGTATCATTGAGCCGTCCTATTTGCCCAAAGATGTGGTGAAGCAGGACATCACGGATATGAAGTTAGGTGAGGATGCTGCTGTCCTTTTGAGATATAAAGGGAAATACAGTTTCAGTATTGTTGAAGTAAGGCCACAAGCCAAGTCCGTATCTTTGCAACCTGGCGACATTGTGGATCTTGGGTTCACAATCGGTGTGATCACAGGAGATGCGAAGAAGACACTCACTTGGACGAATGATGGGGTTGAGTTCCGCTTATCGACAGGCGATCTGCCGACGAGTGAAATGATTAAAGTCGCGATGGCGACTGAGGGTCAGTCTGGGAAGTAG
- a CDS encoding acyltransferase family protein yields the protein MNPNQRIVLQASRGAAAFFVLLFHTSAMSFKYFHYDFLGISGIGRSGGVDFFFLLTGFLLYHTYGHKIGTKMTVIPFLTNRLIRIYPFYWIITLTVLPVYFVVPSFGYGYETYKDTIIKSLLLLPQTHGPVLPVAWSLSYFVLFYVIFSFLMAIGKKPAKIFVGVWLLLTICHVLHVPILGADIDRHVYLNFIFSEVNLEFIAGCLLAKWVEHHKTRNYTFFIIVGALGFLFIWVNNMYNLTMYHNYLFYIIPAVLVLLGASSIPEKLQLPTWVQHLNKLGNASYTILLTHLIFISILMKLSVATHLVDYIGFFFTALLVVALTIPLCYMVYRLAEKQLVAGLKSAMKLKPAKSSVPIS from the coding sequence TTGAATCCAAATCAAAGAATTGTACTTCAAGCCTCACGTGGAGCGGCGGCCTTCTTTGTCTTGCTGTTCCATACATCAGCCATGTCATTCAAGTACTTTCACTACGATTTCCTAGGAATCAGCGGCATCGGGCGATCCGGTGGTGTTGACTTCTTTTTCCTGCTCACAGGATTTCTGCTCTATCATACATATGGACATAAAATCGGAACTAAAATGACCGTTATTCCGTTTTTGACGAATCGACTAATCCGCATTTATCCTTTCTACTGGATAATTACACTCACCGTATTACCCGTTTATTTTGTAGTACCTAGTTTTGGCTATGGCTATGAAACCTACAAAGATACAATTATCAAATCGCTCCTGCTTCTGCCTCAAACACACGGGCCCGTTCTGCCTGTAGCTTGGTCGTTGAGTTACTTTGTTCTCTTTTATGTGATTTTCAGTTTTCTCATGGCCATTGGCAAAAAGCCCGCAAAAATCTTTGTAGGCGTATGGCTGCTATTAACGATCTGTCATGTCTTGCACGTTCCTATCCTTGGTGCCGATATAGATCGTCATGTATATTTAAATTTTATTTTTAGCGAGGTTAATTTGGAATTTATTGCAGGCTGCCTGCTGGCCAAATGGGTAGAGCATCATAAAACTAGGAACTATACATTTTTCATTATTGTAGGGGCATTGGGTTTCCTCTTCATATGGGTAAACAACATGTACAATCTCACCATGTATCATAATTACCTGTTCTATATTATCCCAGCTGTACTAGTGCTACTAGGCGCTTCATCCATACCAGAAAAATTACAGCTTCCAACCTGGGTGCAGCATCTGAATAAATTAGGAAATGCTTCATATACAATCTTGCTTACGCATCTCATTTTCATTTCAATTCTAATGAAATTAAGCGTTGCTACACATCTAGTGGACTATATCGGTTTCTTTTTTACTGCTTTACTTGTGGTGGCACTGACCATTCCCTTATGTTACATGGTATACAGGCTGGCTGAAAAACAGCTAGTTGCAGGACTCAAAAGCGCTATGAAATTAAAGCCTGCTAAATCATCAGTACCGATCTCATAA
- the rfbC gene encoding dTDP-4-dehydrorhamnose 3,5-epimerase, whose product MKVIPTKLDGLLIVEPDVYGDHRGFFMESYHRLKMAEQGIDIAFVQDNHSLSKDVGVLRGLHYQLNPRAQTKLIRVVSGAIYDVAVDIRKSSATFGQWIGVVLSEENKRQLLVPQGFAHGFCTIQPQTQVLYKVDEYYSPENDRGILWSDPAIGIDWPTSHPILSDKDGKHPLLKDADINF is encoded by the coding sequence ATGAAGGTTATACCTACGAAACTGGATGGGCTGCTTATTGTTGAACCAGATGTCTATGGGGATCATCGAGGGTTTTTTATGGAAAGTTATCATCGATTGAAAATGGCCGAGCAAGGGATCGATATTGCTTTTGTTCAAGATAATCATTCTTTGTCAAAGGATGTAGGCGTGCTGCGCGGGCTTCATTATCAGTTAAATCCTAGGGCACAAACGAAGCTGATCCGAGTTGTGAGCGGGGCGATCTATGATGTGGCGGTTGATATTCGTAAAAGCTCCGCTACGTTCGGTCAGTGGATTGGGGTTGTGCTAAGTGAGGAGAATAAGCGACAACTGCTTGTTCCTCAAGGGTTTGCTCATGGTTTTTGCACGATCCAGCCTCAGACGCAGGTGCTGTATAAAGTGGACGAGTATTACTCTCCGGAAAATGATCGGGGTATCCTTTGGAGCGACCCAGCGATTGGTATTGATTGGCCGACGTCACATCCGATTTTGTCGGATAAGGACGGGAAGCACCCGCTTCTGAAGGATGCGGACATTAATTTTTAG
- a CDS encoding undecaprenyl-phosphate glucose phosphotransferase, producing the protein MIRQSQGFLTQLYALADFICIQLVFLLSWWLKFRSGWIPFDPPLPFKHYLMWSISYAIIAILISYMVNFYTPKRRKQFSFEVLKIIQVHAISLLLLLSVLFILKEVDVSRSYLLLFLVNNILCISFYRYMIKVSLKRVRQKGYNKQFILILGAGSLGRQFYSKLKQHPELGYEVVGFLDDYQEKHDLTYQSFKPIIGKIDDLESILNKLIIDEVIIALPLDAHRKFGSIINVCEKIGVKTLIIPDFYDFLPSRPYFDNFADMPLINVRDIPLDEFRNRLFKRAFDIIFASAAILITMPVMLASIIAIKLTSPGPIIFKQERVGLNRRRFMMYKFRSMNVLAESASNTEWTVENDPRRTKVGTFLRKTSLDELPQFFNVLFGHMSVVGPRPERPYFVEQFKEEVPKYMVKHHIRPGITGWAQSNGLRGDTSIEERIKHDIFYIENWTFLFDIKIIWRTIINGFINKNAY; encoded by the coding sequence TTGATTCGACAGAGTCAAGGTTTTTTAACCCAACTTTATGCACTGGCCGATTTCATATGTATTCAGCTCGTGTTTTTACTTTCCTGGTGGCTTAAGTTCAGAAGCGGCTGGATTCCATTCGATCCTCCACTGCCATTCAAGCATTATTTGATGTGGAGCATAAGCTACGCCATTATTGCTATTTTGATCAGTTATATGGTGAATTTTTATACACCCAAAAGAAGGAAGCAGTTCTCTTTCGAGGTTTTGAAAATTATCCAAGTGCATGCCATCAGTTTATTATTGCTATTAAGTGTTCTATTTATTTTAAAAGAAGTCGACGTTTCCCGTTCTTATCTCTTATTGTTCCTAGTTAACAATATTCTTTGCATCAGCTTCTACCGTTACATGATCAAGGTTTCGCTGAAGCGCGTCCGGCAAAAAGGCTACAATAAGCAGTTCATTCTTATTCTCGGTGCGGGATCCTTGGGCCGTCAATTTTACTCGAAGCTCAAGCAGCACCCGGAATTAGGGTATGAAGTTGTCGGTTTTCTTGATGATTATCAGGAGAAACATGATTTAACATACCAGAGCTTTAAGCCAATTATAGGGAAAATTGATGATCTGGAGTCCATCCTGAATAAGCTCATCATTGACGAAGTAATTATTGCTCTCCCGTTAGACGCACACCGCAAGTTCGGCAGCATTATTAATGTTTGTGAGAAAATAGGTGTCAAAACGCTCATTATTCCGGATTTTTATGATTTCTTGCCGTCACGGCCTTATTTTGATAATTTTGCGGATATGCCGCTGATTAATGTGCGTGATATTCCATTGGATGAATTCAGGAATCGGTTGTTTAAGCGGGCTTTTGATATTATTTTTGCTTCCGCGGCCATTCTTATTACGATGCCGGTGATGTTGGCCTCTATTATTGCGATTAAGCTGACTTCGCCTGGGCCGATTATTTTTAAACAAGAGCGCGTTGGACTCAATCGCCGACGTTTTATGATGTACAAATTCCGTAGTATGAATGTGCTCGCAGAGAGTGCCTCGAATACGGAATGGACGGTTGAAAACGACCCGCGGCGCACCAAGGTAGGTACGTTCCTGCGCAAAACAAGCCTGGATGAGCTGCCGCAGTTTTTTAATGTGCTTTTTGGGCATATGAGTGTTGTGGGGCCGAGACCGGAGCGTCCTTATTTTGTGGAACAGTTCAAAGAAGAGGTTCCTAAGTATATGGTGAAGCACCATATTCGTCCGGGGATCACCGGATGGGCGCAGAGCAATGGGCTGCGTGGTGACACGTCGATTGAGGAACGGATTAAGCATGATATTTTCTACATTGAAAATTGGACTTTTTTATTCGATATTAAAATTATTTGGAGAACGATCATTAACGGGTTTATCAACAAGAACGCCTATTAA
- a CDS encoding glycosyltransferase family 2 protein, translating into MDVSILIVNYKTRDLTLACIKSVITSSTSYNYEIILIDNASNDGIIQAINEQYPQVVTIANTDNVGFSKANNQGIRIAKGRYILLLNSDTIVQPDTMDTMLHFMDENPSVGASGCKIVLPDGSLDKACKRGFPTPSASFYYAFGFSKLFPKKPRFNQYQLGYLNPDEEYPIDSLVGAFMLIRREAIEQVGMLDEEFFMYGEDIDWCYRIKQAGWVNYYYPRTHIVHHKGASSRRKPFKIIYEFHRAMILFHNKHYRRKYSWLINAIVYSGVGLKFVLSLARNKLRPAR; encoded by the coding sequence GTGGACGTATCCATTCTCATCGTCAACTATAAAACGAGAGATCTAACTCTAGCCTGCATCAAATCAGTCATCACGTCGTCTACATCATACAACTACGAAATCATCCTAATCGACAACGCATCCAACGACGGCATCATCCAAGCCATCAACGAGCAATACCCGCAGGTCGTCACTATCGCCAACACAGACAACGTCGGCTTTTCCAAAGCCAACAATCAAGGCATCAGAATAGCCAAAGGACGCTACATCCTACTCTTGAACTCCGATACCATCGTTCAACCAGACACGATGGACACGATGCTCCATTTCATGGACGAGAACCCATCTGTGGGAGCCAGCGGCTGCAAAATCGTCCTGCCAGACGGTTCCCTAGACAAAGCCTGCAAGCGGGGCTTCCCGACGCCCTCAGCATCCTTCTACTATGCGTTTGGCTTCTCGAAGTTATTTCCCAAGAAGCCGCGCTTCAACCAGTACCAGCTCGGTTACTTGAATCCGGATGAGGAATATCCCATCGACTCGCTCGTTGGAGCCTTCATGTTGATTCGCCGCGAAGCGATTGAGCAGGTAGGAATGCTGGATGAGGAATTTTTTATGTATGGTGAGGATATAGATTGGTGTTATAGAATTAAACAAGCGGGTTGGGTGAATTACTACTATCCGCGCACTCACATTGTTCACCACAAAGGCGCCAGCAGTCGTAGAAAGCCTTTTAAAATCATATATGAGTTCCATAGGGCTATGATCTTGTTTCACAATAAGCATTATCGGCGGAAGTATTCCTGGTTGATCAATGCCATCGTTTACTCAGGTGTCGGTTTGAAATTTGTATTATCTTTAGCACGAAATAAACTGCGTCCTGCGAGGTGA
- the cysC gene encoding adenylyl-sulfate kinase: MSNATNNVFRQKVKIQKKDRQVQKANKSFVIWFTGLSGSGKSSLANELEFLLYKRNLSTYLLDGDNIRLGLNKDLGFNSQDRMENIRRIAEVSKLFVDAGVISIAAFISPYIAERNLARSMLEVGEFIEIYVKCPITVCEIRDPKGLYKKARSGEIKEFTGISAPYEEPISPEIIIETHKVSISNAAEQIVQYLLVNKLINN, translated from the coding sequence ATGTCTAATGCAACCAACAATGTATTTCGGCAAAAAGTTAAAATACAAAAAAAAGATCGTCAAGTTCAAAAAGCAAATAAGAGCTTTGTTATCTGGTTTACGGGCTTATCGGGTTCCGGTAAGTCGAGTTTGGCAAATGAACTCGAGTTCTTACTATATAAAAGAAATCTTTCAACTTATCTTTTAGATGGAGATAATATTAGGCTTGGGTTGAATAAAGACTTGGGATTCAATTCTCAAGATAGAATGGAAAATATTCGACGCATAGCTGAAGTATCAAAGTTATTTGTCGATGCTGGTGTTATCAGTATAGCGGCTTTCATCTCACCTTATATAGCAGAACGTAATCTTGCTCGTTCTATGCTTGAAGTAGGAGAGTTTATCGAGATTTATGTGAAATGTCCTATAACAGTATGCGAAATTAGGGATCCAAAAGGTTTATATAAAAAAGCGCGAAGCGGAGAAATAAAGGAATTTACGGGAATCTCGGCCCCGTATGAAGAGCCGATATCGCCTGAGATTATTATTGAAACTCACAAAGTTTCAATTTCTAATGCTGCTGAACAAATTGTTCAATATTTATTAGTTAATAAATTAATTAATAATTAA
- a CDS encoding TIGR03032 family protein: MKYVLVTTTCYLLLVNLEDGQVIPLEGNRQEYYGISWFKGDDRLVLSHSGIQNSKLKDLATYAVSERGWISAGEEKSPFFLSAPHQILCTSDDKIVCTNTGRNVITTIELSKPGYYHECGLSSERWDRLSPDVFSGDHLNSVFIKDDKLYVIAHRFKKGSWLGVFSYPEMQLLNIENLGPRSGLHNIWITDQGQRISCDSERGSLIDLDESTPVWISGSPIYTRGLAAHGNYVVVGESQQTGRDLRHSSISGLWIIDRSTWKAIDHISLGPYGVVHEVRLLDVPDMAHHNIPFAGLGKLLERESMLKDFSRKSLDVSKMIYENRSIWMNYEMIFGSPLFREDRFLHADLGQLSLIMKLHEDDHISFDFSFLELEDLNVRHISAVLDYKGEGDDRQMSLFLIQPCSESESVLSIWKNEGDSWERLSQFEYTGLPISGNMKVEENNDEMTIYINGIKLASINYADISEHQRTGAFGVRWTGAAIKFAN, translated from the coding sequence ATGAAGTACGTCTTAGTAACTACAACTTGTTATCTACTTCTTGTTAATCTTGAGGACGGTCAGGTTATTCCGCTTGAAGGTAACCGTCAGGAATATTATGGAATATCTTGGTTTAAAGGCGATGATCGTCTTGTGCTATCCCATAGTGGGATTCAAAATTCAAAATTGAAAGACCTCGCCACTTACGCTGTTTCCGAACGTGGTTGGATATCAGCAGGTGAAGAAAAGAGTCCTTTTTTTCTATCTGCTCCTCACCAAATTTTGTGTACATCTGACGATAAAATAGTTTGCACAAATACTGGTCGTAATGTAATAACAACAATTGAATTATCTAAACCAGGGTATTATCATGAATGTGGATTAAGTTCTGAACGTTGGGATCGACTCTCCCCAGACGTATTTAGCGGCGATCATCTAAATTCGGTGTTTATTAAAGATGATAAATTATACGTTATTGCGCATCGATTCAAAAAAGGATCATGGCTTGGTGTGTTCTCATATCCGGAAATGCAGTTGTTGAATATCGAAAATTTAGGCCCAAGAAGCGGTCTTCATAATATTTGGATTACAGATCAAGGGCAGAGAATTAGCTGTGATTCGGAAAGAGGCAGTTTAATCGATCTGGATGAAAGTACTCCTGTTTGGATCTCAGGCTCGCCTATCTATACACGAGGTTTAGCAGCTCATGGGAATTATGTTGTCGTTGGTGAAAGTCAACAAACAGGAAGAGATTTAAGGCATAGCTCGATTAGCGGATTATGGATTATAGATCGCAGTACTTGGAAAGCGATTGATCATATTTCTTTGGGCCCATATGGGGTTGTTCATGAGGTTCGTCTTCTTGATGTGCCTGACATGGCCCACCATAATATTCCATTCGCTGGTCTTGGTAAACTTCTTGAACGAGAAAGCATGTTGAAAGATTTTTCCCGTAAGAGTCTTGACGTTTCAAAGATGATTTACGAGAATCGTTCGATTTGGATGAATTATGAAATGATTTTCGGGTCTCCTTTGTTTAGAGAAGATCGATTCCTTCACGCAGATTTAGGGCAATTATCATTAATCATGAAGTTACATGAAGATGACCATATCTCATTTGATTTTTCTTTTCTGGAGCTTGAAGATTTAAATGTACGACATATCTCTGCAGTCTTGGATTATAAAGGAGAAGGCGACGACAGACAGATGTCTTTGTTTTTGATCCAACCTTGTTCGGAGTCAGAGTCAGTCCTTTCTATTTGGAAAAATGAGGGGGATTCTTGGGAAAGATTATCTCAATTTGAGTACACAGGATTGCCTATATCAGGAAATATGAAGGTTGAAGAAAATAATGATGAAATGACCATTTATATTAATGGAATAAAACTAGCATCAATTAATTACGCTGATATTTCGGAGCATCAGAGAACTGGGGCATTTGGTGTTAGATGGACTGGTGCAGCAATAAAGTTCGCTAATTAA
- a CDS encoding glycosyltransferase family 2 protein — MGAFMGTVSIHIVTFNSVEHIDDCLEGVFGQTYPIQSVVIIDNASKDGTQEQLAKWQSRCSIVFNKENNGFAGGHNQAIRMTDSDFCLILNPDVILDCDYVAQTIRCLIENERGGSATGKLLFKADPTHIDSTGLVINKARRAFDRGAHQSSDLFKQAEEVFGVSGAAAMYARKMIEDICLDGEFFDEDFFAYKEDVDVAWRAQLFGWKALYEPTAVAYHERGWKEGGRGSRPLFVRRLSYINRYKMIMKNDRSSMVIKHMVPLLVYECLSFGYAMIREPNLLGAWSDFWGKYGELKRKRSIIQGRRRATDRDVYRWFS, encoded by the coding sequence ATGGGGGCTTTTATGGGAACGGTTAGCATACATATTGTTACATTTAACAGCGTGGAACATATTGACGATTGTTTGGAGGGGGTTTTCGGTCAAACTTATCCCATTCAAAGCGTCGTTATCATCGATAACGCCTCTAAGGATGGTACTCAAGAGCAATTGGCAAAATGGCAAAGTCGATGTTCGATTGTTTTCAATAAGGAGAACAATGGGTTTGCGGGAGGGCATAATCAAGCTATCCGAATGACAGATTCGGATTTTTGTCTTATTTTGAATCCGGATGTGATTCTTGATTGTGATTACGTGGCTCAAACTATTCGATGTTTAATTGAAAATGAACGAGGTGGGAGTGCAACGGGGAAGCTGCTTTTTAAGGCAGATCCTACTCATATAGATAGTACGGGTCTAGTTATTAATAAGGCTCGGAGAGCTTTTGACCGTGGAGCTCATCAGTCAAGCGATCTGTTTAAGCAGGCAGAGGAAGTTTTCGGTGTTTCAGGTGCTGCTGCGATGTATGCTCGTAAAATGATTGAAGATATTTGTTTGGATGGCGAATTTTTTGATGAGGATTTTTTTGCTTATAAGGAAGATGTCGATGTGGCTTGGCGAGCGCAGCTGTTTGGATGGAAAGCACTCTATGAGCCTACTGCTGTTGCTTATCACGAGCGAGGGTGGAAGGAAGGCGGTAGAGGCAGTAGACCGCTTTTTGTTAGGAGATTGTCGTATATTAATCGATACAAAATGATAATGAAAAATGATCGCTCCTCCATGGTGATAAAGCATATGGTTCCATTACTTGTTTATGAGTGTTTAAGTTTCGGATATGCGATGATAAGAGAACCTAATCTGCTTGGCGCTTGGAGCGATTTTTGGGGAAAGTATGGGGAGTTGAAACGTAAGAGGAGTATTATACAAGGGAGACGGCGGGCGACGGATAGGGATGTTTATCGGTGGTTTAGTTGA
- the rfbD gene encoding dTDP-4-dehydrorhamnose reductase: MKILVTGANGQLGQDVVKLLGANHEVHGYGRDQLDITNESQCMEVITALRPDVVIHSAAYTAVDLAETEVKQAYAVNADGTKNLVIAAESVGAKFCYISTDYVFDGTSVTPYKEDDLTNPQSVYGKSKRAGEQYIESLSSKYFIVRTSWVYGSYGTNFVKTMLNQAKTRDSLKVVSDQLGSPTYTIDLALFLEQLVMTEKYGIYHASNSGSCSWYEFACAIFEESGLKVNVEPCTTEEFPRPAPRPRNSVMEHGTIRANGFEDLRPWREGLKAFLVELEQNN, from the coding sequence ATGAAAATCTTAGTGACTGGAGCAAACGGCCAGCTAGGACAAGATGTAGTTAAATTACTTGGTGCTAATCATGAAGTTCATGGTTATGGAAGAGATCAACTAGATATTACGAATGAGAGTCAATGCATGGAGGTCATTACGGCCTTAAGACCTGATGTTGTTATTCATAGTGCGGCTTATACAGCGGTTGATCTTGCAGAAACGGAAGTAAAGCAAGCTTACGCAGTTAATGCAGACGGAACGAAGAATCTAGTTATAGCGGCTGAGTCTGTTGGAGCGAAATTTTGCTATATCAGCACTGACTATGTTTTTGACGGTACCTCAGTTACTCCTTATAAAGAAGACGATCTGACTAACCCGCAAAGTGTCTACGGGAAGTCCAAAAGAGCCGGTGAACAGTATATAGAATCGCTCTCTTCGAAATATTTTATCGTCAGAACATCCTGGGTATATGGCAGTTATGGGACTAATTTTGTGAAAACAATGTTGAATCAGGCGAAGACGAGAGATTCTTTGAAAGTAGTTAGTGATCAGTTGGGGTCACCGACCTATACGATTGATCTTGCTTTGTTTCTTGAGCAACTTGTGATGACGGAGAAATATGGCATTTATCATGCATCTAATTCGGGTTCTTGTTCGTGGTATGAATTTGCTTGTGCGATTTTTGAAGAAAGTGGCTTGAAAGTAAATGTGGAGCCTTGTACAACGGAAGAGTTCCCGCGGCCAGCTCCAAGACCTAGAAATTCAGTTATGGAGCATGGAACGATTCGGGCTAACGGCTTTGAGGATTTGCGTCCTTGGCGCGAGGGATTGAAGGCTTTTTTGGTGGAATTGGAACAAAATAACTAG
- the rfbB gene encoding dTDP-glucose 4,6-dehydratase — protein MKILVTGGAGFIGSNFVNYMLDRYPNYQIINLDALTYAGNLENLTSIQENSQYIFIKGDITNEELVSSIFAQGIDRVVHFAAESHVDRSILEPDIFVKTNVLGTQVLLEAARKHAVKKFVHVSTDEVYGSLGESGLFTEETPLAPNSPYSASKAGSDLLVRAYHETFGLPINITRCSNNYGPNQFPEKLIPLMIANALNDKSLPVYGDGLNIRDWLYVEDHCSAIDLVLHKGVDGEVYNIGGNNERTNIQIIQTILRELGKPESLMQFVKDRPGHDRRYGIDATKITNELGWEPKHNFETGIHETIRWYLENQDWWKRIQTGEYQKYFNEQYGARLGTK, from the coding sequence ATGAAAATACTTGTAACTGGCGGAGCAGGCTTTATTGGCAGCAATTTCGTAAATTATATGCTTGACCGATATCCAAACTATCAAATCATTAATCTTGATGCTCTGACTTACGCGGGAAATTTAGAGAACCTAACATCCATTCAAGAAAATAGCCAATACATTTTCATAAAAGGTGACATCACAAATGAAGAATTAGTAAGCAGCATTTTCGCTCAGGGAATCGATAGGGTCGTTCATTTCGCTGCTGAATCCCATGTGGATCGGAGCATCTTAGAGCCGGATATTTTTGTGAAAACCAATGTATTAGGTACACAAGTTCTACTGGAGGCAGCTAGAAAGCATGCTGTAAAGAAATTTGTTCATGTATCCACGGATGAAGTCTACGGCTCACTTGGCGAGTCTGGTCTTTTTACAGAAGAAACGCCATTAGCACCGAATAGTCCGTACTCAGCTAGCAAAGCGGGATCTGACCTTTTGGTACGTGCTTACCATGAGACATTTGGACTGCCAATCAATATCACACGTTGTTCCAATAATTACGGACCTAATCAATTTCCTGAGAAGTTAATCCCGTTAATGATTGCCAATGCTCTAAACGATAAGTCTCTCCCTGTTTACGGTGACGGCCTTAATATCAGAGATTGGTTGTATGTTGAGGATCATTGCAGCGCAATTGATCTCGTTTTGCATAAAGGTGTTGATGGTGAAGTTTATAACATCGGAGGAAATAACGAACGAACCAATATTCAAATCATACAAACGATTCTTCGGGAGCTGGGTAAACCAGAGTCATTGATGCAATTCGTAAAAGATCGTCCAGGGCATGATCGCCGCTATGGGATTGATGCAACGAAGATTACGAATGAACTTGGATGGGAGCCAAAGCATAATTTTGAAACAGGCATACATGAAACCATTCGTTGGTATTTGGAAAATCAGGATTGGTGGAAACGAATTCAGACGGGTGAGTATCAAAAGTATTTTAATGAACAATATGGCGCACGATTAGGTACTAAATAA